In Candidatus Methylomirabilota bacterium, the following proteins share a genomic window:
- a CDS encoding thermonuclease family protein, translated as MPRCHYLGDGTFVNACLVEHGFALVTTVPPNVKHQDLFLKLQREAREQKRGLWR; from the coding sequence GTGCCACGCTGCCACTACTTAGGGGACGGCACTTTCGTGAACGCCTGCCTGGTGGAGCATGGGTTTGCCCTGGTAACGACCGTGCCACCGAATGTGAAGCACCAGGACCTGTTCCTGAAGCTCCAGCGGGAGGCGAGGGAGCAAAAACGGGGGCTGTGGAGGTGA
- a CDS encoding polymer-forming cytoskeletal protein, with protein sequence MLRWTGSQKHDARSELPNAGNASPLLTVMGNNAKLEGKFDIDDSIEIECEVGGELKVGRKLVIGQRGSVRADVQTVDVIIHGEYEGNMVATGSVEITPTGRAGGNIETNSLVISKGGFFNGNVAGLKESEAEAPPIHLVKEKSIPS encoded by the coding sequence ATGCTTAGATGGACAGGCTCCCAGAAACATGATGCTCGTTCCGAGCTCCCAAACGCCGGCAACGCGTCCCCTCTCCTGACCGTCATGGGAAACAACGCCAAGCTTGAGGGGAAGTTCGACATCGACGATTCGATTGAGATCGAGTGCGAGGTTGGTGGTGAGCTGAAAGTCGGCAGGAAGCTCGTCATTGGCCAGAGGGGCTCCGTCCGTGCCGATGTGCAGACCGTAGACGTCATCATCCACGGGGAATACGAGGGGAATATGGTGGCGACTGGGAGTGTGGAGATCACGCCCACAGGGCGGGCGGGCGGCAACATCGAGACCAATTCGCTGGTTATCTCCAAAGGCGGGTTTTTTAACGGCAACGTGGCCGGGCTCAAGGAGTCGGAGGCCGAGGCGCCTCCCATCCACCTGGTGAAAGAGAAAAGCATCCCGAGCTAG
- the yaaA gene encoding peroxide stress protein YaaA has translation MTTRKRTLIIIPCSARKRPGGVSGLSWSSSESVVDRLSPEGGGRLLDCRRQLGERLGYPEGEYLGGPGDVLVPLMRASARYDGNLYRKLDESVWSHLASSAHMEVLIVSAVYGLLTPWEAICEYNVKIDKAITPRVSLVRWWTGQGLGSLLIEYVRRSGASVAHDFLSGAYTSISDELLSCLGDSVTVQRHTYPGLGIAADFQRGQDVRDLLVQE, from the coding sequence ATGACGACAAGAAAGAGGACATTGATCATCATCCCCTGCTCGGCGCGGAAGCGTCCAGGCGGGGTGTCTGGTCTTTCGTGGTCCTCAAGCGAGTCTGTGGTGGACCGGTTGTCTCCGGAAGGTGGGGGACGCCTCCTGGACTGTCGCCGCCAGCTGGGTGAGCGGTTGGGATACCCAGAGGGTGAATACCTCGGAGGCCCTGGAGATGTACTGGTCCCTCTTATGCGTGCGTCCGCCCGTTACGACGGGAATCTTTACCGGAAGCTTGACGAATCGGTCTGGTCCCACTTGGCGAGTTCAGCCCATATGGAGGTCCTTATAGTCTCAGCAGTTTACGGCCTCCTTACTCCATGGGAGGCGATTTGCGAGTACAACGTGAAAATAGACAAGGCAATCACTCCTCGAGTATCGCTCGTGCGTTGGTGGACTGGGCAGGGGCTTGGATCGCTTTTGATTGAATATGTTAGGCGAAGCGGGGCATCAGTGGCCCACGATTTTCTCAGCGGAGCCTACACCAGCATCTCTGATGAGCTGCTCTCCTGTCTGGGGGATAGCGTGACGGTGCAGCGCCACACCTATCCAGGTCTTGGCATTGCGGCAGACTTCCAGCGGGGCCAAGATGTGCGAGATCTACTAGTGCAGGAATGA
- a CDS encoding YtxH domain-containing protein, with the protein MSEYRGFGGAALALALLVGGTLGACFALLYAPESGTRTRERIRRHTEGFRERVDEASEQGQEAALSTFEAPET; encoded by the coding sequence ATGAGTGAATACCGTGGATTCGGGGGAGCGGCCTTGGCGTTGGCACTCCTCGTAGGGGGAACCCTCGGGGCCTGCTTCGCCCTGCTCTATGCTCCAGAATCGGGAACGCGCACCCGGGAGCGGATCCGTCGGCACACCGAAGGTTTCCGGGAGCGGGTCGACGAGGCCTCAGAGCAGGGCCAGGAGGCCGCCCTCTCCACTTTTGAGGCTCCAGAAACTTAG